The genomic stretch taaaaaaaaaaaaaagtgtgcaactcttaatctcagggttgagtttaAGTcctacgttgggtgtagagatttaattaattaattaattaattaaaacttcagaaaatatgtgattaaaaaaGTTTTCCCTGAATTATATTCAGGCTGTGCAAAAGTTTAGTGAGACTACGAGAGTGTGTCGATTCTTAGCCCATTCACCAATGCTCCGACATATAGaaatcacagaaattaaaatttgccAACAAGATGTGCTCATGAGAAACTGTCTCCTTCATTCATTAAGTGATTCTTGGATCTCACATGggtaataacaaaacaaatgtgaCTGAGTAAATATTTGGAGTGGGAGGTTTGGTGACGTGACTTGCAGTTATGATTGACACGGAACAGAGATGAAGGCAAACACAAGTAGTTTAGGATTTGCAAGTACGTGACATCTTAATATCTGTGGGTTTGTATTCATAAAGTGCTAACCCTCAGAACAAATGATAGTGAGCCAAGACCAACTATCTTATGTTGCAGAACATATTCCAGAACTGCCTTACCACGTGTCGGTGAAAGATGTTCAAACAAGAAGGGGAAGTGGCTACTGCTTGTTCACATGCTATCTGAACAACAAAGATAATGAATACAGCATCTCCTGGCCCTCTGGATCATGAAGGGAAAACTGCCTACGACTGACACCATCTTGCAGACGATGGTCTGTGTACAGCAGAGGTAAAGACATGATGAAGCATTGTGCTCTGAGATTGGAAGTATTCCTTGGCGAGATATGTATGGTTTCAAGtcctgggaagaggagaaagtggTTCACATGAAATGAATGCTGAGATGTTGATAAGAATCCCCAAATGCCAACTTCATTGTCCTGTGTGGACATCTATCAGTCCAAGATTTAGGGACAATCTTTCTTAAGTGACCATAGGAAGCAGTACATGAAGGCAAGAATGTTAGAGATAAGTAAAGACAGAGATCATTTCTAATTAGAATTGGAATTCAAAACTCTTGAGTAAGCTTTGgtttcattcaaaaataaaatctagggtggctaaaaataaaatctaggctcctgggtggctatgtcagttaagtgttcaactctttcttctttaaagattttatttatttattcatgagagacacagagagaggcagagacacaggcagagggagaagcaggctccttgcgggggaacccaatgtgggactcgatcccaggaccccaggatcatgccctgagccaaagacagatgcttgaccactAGGCCACCAAGGTGCCTCAAATgtccaagtcttgatctcagcttaagtcttgatcccagggtcatgagttcaagtcccatgctggattccacactgggcatggagcctacttaaaataagtaaataaataaaatatttagaaaaaataagaataaaatatattgtccCAGAGCAGAAGTCCCACTGTTGAGAGCCTCCAATTTGATGGGTGTTGACATTTTGATGGTTGTAATTTGGGGCCAAGGCTTTCCTTATCGTTTGTTCCAAAGGAAATTCTCATCTTACTAATAATATGGAGACATGATAGACATACTTTTAACTTAAAGTATATCAGTGAAGACTACAAGAGACTTCAGAATTCAGTCTTActtctcagagttgtgagatgtaGGGAACCATAATGTGACATTGCTTATTCCTCAGAACTGCAAAGCCACCTGCAGCCCACTGGGTGGATTGCCGTGTGTCTCTGGAGAGCAGAGGCCCAAACCAGAGATCCACAGAGCCTGCACATGGATGCTTGTATCTGGAAGCAAATCTGCATCTCCAACCAGCCTCCCTGGACTTTCAAAGACCCAAAAGCACCAAGACATAGATAAACCTATACTCTCATGGATCCTTGATGATCGTGGACACAAACTGAAATTCCTTTCTGTGACTTACCTAATCCTTGCATAgttctttttctgcatttcttctgATGTGAGGCAGGTGGTCTAGctttggggcagagagaggaaaggaggagaagggaaggagaggacgTGGAGGACAAgggtagagggaggagggatAGAAAAAACAGGGGAAGGATAAGGGAGTGAAAAGGAGAAGTAGCATTacaagaaggaaggggaggagagaaggaggagtctaggggaaaaggagagggaggaggagggaggaggaaatgtaagggggaggaaggaggagacatGGAAGAGACAGGGGTGTTGGCTATAAAATCCCTGAGGATGAGCTGGTCAACCAGCAGTCCCTGAGGGGAGGAGCATGGCCCTGCATGTGAAGTTTCTATTGCTCTGGGTCTGTTGGCTTCACAGTGTGATTGGTCCTGAATATGAAGGTGAGTAACAGTGACAGTGTCGGGGGTGGACATTTAAAAACCGAGTCTTGCACATCTCCTAACATATGTAATCAGACTTGAGATGCCATGGAGAGGGTAAGAGCCATCCTAATTTCACGTACcctgagagagaaaaatgtactctctctatttttcaagtatttctaaGAGACATGAGCCACTGCTAGTCTTTAAAAAcgcaaagaagaagaagaagaagaagaagaagaagaagaagaagaagaagaagaagaagaagaagaagaagaagaagaagaaggtttgactaataaaaatgaaagaataagcatGCAGTTTGGAAAATCCTGTTGAAAGAGTCATGTTACCTGATAACTGTGTCTCTCCCTTCTCACCCTACTATATTTTAAATGCCTTGTTCGAGTCTTTGAAAATAGAACTGAATTTTGGCAAGTCTGTTTTATTCCTTAACCAAAATCGAAGGGCCTTCAATGATTGTAAATGACAACACAAGAAGGGAGTTCAACACAGAGGCATTTCTTACATATTTGATGGGGATCGCACATAGttgtgaaaacaatttttttgcaaaaattttgCAAAGCGATGGTGACCACTGCTTTCTTATCTGttagaatatttgttttatgcttATGTAAAAATAACGCTTTTGTCTCAGATGTTGATTCTTTCATGAGATATCACTTGTACgaacatagaaaagaaaatataaatgaaagaagctggTTAAGATGTTCCTAAAATTTCTCCACTTTTAGTGCCTGGCCTCCTGAATTACTGATGTCGCACTTTCCCATGTGACACTATCTCAATGGTGCCCAGAGTCTTGGTGAATGAAGACTCCCCAGTCCGAGGCACGTTAGCTGGTCTTTGCATTTACTTGGTGCTAAGCGCACTTCTGAGTCTTtgtagatgttatttattcatgctgTCCATCTCCACACACAAGTGTCTGCTTCCCAGAGGTTAAGATGGCCCCATTGTTGTCTCTGGAGGTTTCTTTTGAGCCACTGACATGCATACCACAAGAGCTGATGTTGGCCTTTGGCTACTGTCATAGTACAGGCATTAACTACCGAGTCCCCACAGCAACCCAGCCTACAGGCAATAAAATACCATCAAATAAGGGACATCCTCATCCTGGAGACAGAACTGAGAAGCATTGCATTTTAGCATTTTAGAAGCCATGAGATGGGAGGTTTGGATCCCGCCAGGCCCATGTGATGCAGAGATTATGTGGCAGGAGTACCTCCAATCATGAGTCCACTGGCTGGTGGGaagacagagaggagacagatgaGCCATGCGAGCTCAACCACCGACATGCTTCGAGTGACACTAGAGATGCGACTGATCTGGCAAGGCTTCACAGAGGGCCCGGTTGAATGATCTCGTTTCAGGACTAGACATTTGCTGTGTACGAAATGTGATTTCTCCACGGTTACAAGCTATAGGGACACACTGAAGGATTACATGACAGTGGCCTCCCTTGCAAGGAGGACCATCGGGCAGGAAGCCCCTGACATGCAGTGTGAACCCAAAGTTCTGGAGTTGTCACCTGCTGCCTGTGACCATTTCTGGGGGGATGAACTGCCCGTAGGCAGATAGCTAAATTTCAGCAAAGGTTTGTGCTAAAATATGAATCTTGCACTGCAAGagcctttattattttatggagtgggagtgggggagtgaGGGGACTCAGTGGTCCCTACTAGTGGAGAGCTGAGCACACCCTCCCAGCCATGGATCACCGCtatcccacctccctccagcaggGGCTCCAAAGTCCAGCCCCCTCTTGGCCTCTCTGGCTCCAACCCAAGCTCCatctgtgacctcaggcaaggcTCTGAATTCCCATACCCAGCACAGGAGAAGAATGATTCTTGCTGCCTCCACCCCCAGAGATGCTGGGAGGATGCCAGCCAGCATGGGTGAGGTTGTCATGTCATTATCACAGCTACCACCTGCAGGTATTAGAGAAGCAGGATACAGGCTTGGATTTAGCAGCTAATAGTCACAGAGTGAGTCTGATTATTTGAGATACCTCAGCTGAAGTGGAATCATCCAATATCTGTTTCTCTGCATccggcttatttcactgagcctGATGTCCTCCAGGCCCATCCATATTGTCGCCTATGGCAGGAGTTCCTTCTCTTTTAATgcaatttaattgtatttatttaatgaatttatttctcttcaataaatttccagggcatgtatataccacattctcCTTATCCATTCATGCGTGGATGGACATTTATGATGTtcccacatcttggctattgagATTAATACAGCAGTGAGCATgagagtacagatatctcttcaagatcctaaTTTCAatccttttggataaatacccagaagtgggattactggatcacatggtagttctatttttaattttttgagcaacctccgtactgttttccacagcagctgcgcTGTTTTACATTCCGAGCACGAGTGCTCTGTAATTCTTTGCTGTTATGGTTagtttaggttttcttttttaaagcatttaaccCATTGTGTTATGGAAACATTCTCACATACTCAAAAGAATTGCCCACGCCTCGCCCCTGTGGATGGCAGACACAATTTCTGGTGTTAAGCTAAGTACTTGATATGCATAATACACATGTTTCTCATGACAATCCCATTAGGTAGGTACCATTATTGCCCTCGTTTTGTAGAAGAGAATTGGAGGCACAGAGGGGTTAAGTCATGGACCAAAAGTCACACAGCAGCCTAGGGACAAGTGAGTTAAAGATTCTGAGAAAGCTTATTTCTTGAGCCACATCTCTGTACTGTCAATTTATATTCTGAATGTGTCCTCCAACTGGAATCCTTCATACTTGTAAGTGTGAAAAAAGTAAGTCATTTCTAAATGCCTTCTTTATGTCGTATTTCCtactcccagaaaaaaaatttcatattttgtacAGGTTGCCAGTTCAACAATTACAGCCCAAAACACACCCATTGAGATCCTGTCTCTCTTCCAGTCTCAGAGAAGAGCAGTTGAAGATCTGCGAACAATGGGCAGTTTATTATGTGATGCCTTAGCACTTTCTGTGAGATTTCTTGTAATTTCAATACTTGTGAGATACCAGAGTCTCCTAAACGTGAATCCTGGAGCCAATTTTAGTGAATATAAGTTCTCTATTGTTTGTGAAAATCGACTGCAAACTTGAATGAGTTTTCCATCTCatcaaggagaaaataataataattattataaggAGAGAAATCTTTTATCATTGCAATAAAATAGTTACCATGAGATACATGCTTGCCATGTGCCACCTATGGTGCAGAGCCCtgatgtatgatttcatttattcctcacaacaaACCTGTAACACGGAActgcaaagactttttttttttattcatttgaaacacagagagatagagagagtacaagcagtggaaaaggcagagggagaggaagaagcagactccccgctgaactgGGACCCCAaagtgggcctcgatcccaggatcccaggatcatgaccagaaccaaaggcagatgcttaaccatctgagccacccagatgccccaagaccCTTTTGTATCGGATGCTAAAAGCAATTTGATCTTATTTTAAAAGCGAAagacaaataagtaaatgtttcCTTCAGATTGTGCCTTTCAGATAAtactaaaaagaaacagaataaagcaaaaacaaaacagaaaagaatgctGAAGTTTATTTTGTAGGAAGTTATGGAAAAAGTAAGTCATTTGTTTTTGTCTactgatttttgctttgttttgttttagagatcaTTTTTATTGTTCCTGATCATTAATGCTATTTGGAAAATacagggatgtgtgtgtgtgtgtgtgtgtgtgtgttttaagattttgttttcaagTAATATCGaccctcaacatggggctcaaaactccaaccctgagatcaagagtcacacgtttcagtgactgagccagccaggagctctgGAAAGTGCAgttaaagcaaaaggaaaaactaaaaatcaccCACAATTATACCACTGAAAATAAGCACCACTGAAGTTTTGATGCATCCCCTTCAAAATATTATCCTTACTGGACTacaatttagtaaaatattttattttattttattttattttattttattttattttattttattttattttattttattttaaaagctaaacctagtgaaataaatatttgctaaaaattGTAAtgtctttgggggcacctgactggctcagtccgtagagtatgcaactcttgatctgcgggttttaagttcaagtcccatgatgggtatagagattactttttaaaaaataaaataaggcagggatccctgggtggcgcagcggtttggcgcctgcctttggcccagggcgcgatcctggagacccgggatcgagtcccacgtcgggctccctgcgtggagcctgcttctccctctgcctgtgtctctgcctctctctctcactgcgtgcctatcataaataaatttaaaaaaaattttttttaaaaataataaaataaaataaaataaaataaggcggcccagggggctcagcggtttagcaccgccttcagcccaaagcatgatcctggagccctgggatcgaatcccacgtcaggatccctgcatggagcctgcttctccctctgcttgtgtctgtgcctctgtgtgtgtgtgtgtgtctcgtgaataagtaaataaaatctttaaaaataaaataaaaataggggtacctaagtggcttagtcagttaaacatctgtctgccttctgcttaggtcatgatcccagggcctgggatggaatcccatatcggggtccctgctcagcggggagtctgcttctccctctcccccttcctgccactctgcctacttgtgctctttctctctgtcaagtaaataaataaaatctttaaaaatgaaataaaataaaattgtgtctTTCAGATGATGATCTACCAGCTGCAGGTAAGttgataaaaattcttttattagaatttctttttaaatttggccATAAAATGTAAAGTTAAGTAATATGCTTCTTTTCCTAgcaagaaattatatttttcatgagAAACTACTATTTTATGTCCTTGTATATAACATAAAGTACAATCTATGTTAAAAGTAGTTAAGGAAGAAAGCAATTATAATATTACTGTCAATTTTACTGTTAATATTTCCGAGTGACCAAATGTATCATCTCATACAACTTcataatgtgattttcttttttgcaaaaacAGAGTCTTATAGAacataatgaaataagaaaaagcttTTTGTCATCTAAAGAGGAAGTGCAAATGTTTTCATACTTATAGGACCATCTTTGTTAATGCCTGCAgtattataaaactatatattttaggggctcctgggcggctcagtaggttaagcatctggcttttaATTTCAACTTAGGTTAGGATCTCAGCCTTGTGGGATCAAGCTCAGCATCAGTTTCTggactcagtgtggagtctgcttgtccctctccccctgcttctttCCCCACTCccgccctctctctcaaataagtaaataaataatttttctaaaaaactatatatttgggatgcctgagtggctcagtggttgagtgactacctgtggctcaggccttgatcctggggtcctgggaatgagtcccgcatcaggctccccacaaggagcctgcttcttcctctgcctatgtctctgcctctctctctgtgtctctcatgaataaataaataacctttaaaaaaaggaattaatccATAAACCAGAGAAAATAAGATGTGCAATTATTGTATGATTGCATACTTTAAAACTCCCAGGAAAACTAATAAAGTTTACTAGCTTCAATTAGAGAATCTGGCTTAGTGGTTGGATATAAGATAGATATACAGtagttcattgtttttctctataCTGGCAAGAACCCACTAGAGATGATAGAACACTTTGGGGTTAAATCAATAAGAAATGTTCAGGActtaaatgagtaaatgataaaatataaaatcatattgaaGAACATAAAGCAAGTTTTAAATAATAGATCATGCCATGTTCTCGGTTGGAAGACATAAGAATAGCAAGATAAATGTCagcttcaaattttctttttcagaaactaTAACTCACCTCCCAGAAATCAAAGGTAAGTTGATTAGAAACTtttgatattaaataaattttcttttaattgtgtaAAAATGGGGAGATCAGTGGGATTTTtcttgataaaattatttttctcttttcataaaatttgatagggcagcctgggtggctcagcagtttagtgcctgccttcagcccagggcatgatcctggagacccaggattgagtcccacatccggctccctgcatggagcctgcttctccctctgcctctgtctctgcctctgtctctctctgtgtctctcatgaataaataaataaaatctataaaaaaattgataaaagtaaatgagaaatttagagagaagaaatatgagaaatagaGTTACCCTGACCTTCACTGGCACTTCACTGGCACTACTTTTTCATTTCGGCCAATATAACAGAAAatacctgattttaaaattcacataggAAAAATGTCCAATAGTAATTAGGAATATTACAAACAAAAGTGTTCTGGAGAAACACCTTGTATTATcagatatttaaacaaatcacAATAGTAATACAAATAGCATGGTATCAGCCAAAAATGCatcaaataataataagtaatgtTTTCTGATGCTTGCTGGCTTCAGACCCTGCTCATTTTACTCTGCATCATCCATTTTAAAGCAAGACAGGAACAATCTGTTTTAAAGGTAAACATTtgggatccttggatggctcagcagtttagtgcctgcctttggcccagggcgtgatactggagtcccgggatcaagtcccacattgggctctctgcatggagcctgcttctccctctgcctgtgtctctgcctctttcttgctctctctctctgcctttcatgaataaataaataaaaatcttttaaaaaaataaaaataggggatccctgggtggctcagcggtttcgcgcctgcctttggcccagggcgcgatcctggagtcctggaatcgagtcccgcgtcgggctcccggcatggagcctgcttctccctctgcctgtgtctctgcctctctctctctctctctctctctctctctctctctctctttctcactctgtgtctatcataaataaataaaaataaatcttaaaaaaataaaataaaaataaaggtgaacATTTTCAAATTGTGCAAAAGCATTTGAAATTTCATGGTGATGAAAATCCAGGTAAAAGAGCACATTGGTAGGAAAGATGAATTGCCATTGTCTTCTGAGAAAACAATACCCAGCAATGTTAACAATTCATGTGTGCTTTAACCTAATAATCATGCTTTTGGGATTTCATTCTATAGAAATAAATGGTTTAGTACATAAGGATTTACATACATGGAAAGTTTGCTTCAGCTttatatacaaaaggaaaataatctgaataagggaaatattgaataaatttagcaaaacCATATCACAGAATATGAATTTGCATTAGAAAGGAGTGAGAGCTCCAAAGGTTAAAAGCATACATTGGATAAATTTTCTGGCCTAAGTGGGTAGAGATGTCATTCACTGAGTAAGAAtataagtgaaagagaaagatgatgaattcaaaaattcaaaactaGAGAAAGTTctgaatgctattttaaatgaaggccaggagggcaaaaaaaaaaaaaaaagatatgttggaaAGGATTTTTGTGATATGCTAAGTTAGAAACAAGTTATCGATATAAAGTATGATTCATGTCAGGAGGCAGCAAAAAAATCTGTGCATGTATGCCCCTACATGTATAAAATGTAAGTTATATGtatattgtatggatatatgaatatgtatatataatgtccAGGTGTGCATGGAGAAAACTGTGGATAGATACAAACCAAGCtatatacagtgtgtgtgtgtgtgtgtgtgtgtgtgtgtgtgtgtgtgtgtaagaagataaagaaaaaaaaaagaaaagaaatgaaggggaaaTTGCTTAAGAAGTCTCACATTTATGTTTCTAAGCTTAGGATAGGTTTCTGGAACTGGGGccaaatgctaagcaaaatatcaAGAGTGCTTATACCATGCAAAAAAAGTGCGACATAGAGAAGGgttgaaaataagaaatctttattAGTAGAGGTCCAACAGCTCTGCAGTCATGTGACCCAATAATGTTGAACAGAACCCCAGACCCTGACTCTCATTTCTGGGCAACCAGGTGGGGGCAAAAGTAACTTTGTAACATCTCAACTAACAATCTAACACTCCCAGAGAAGGAccaagcatttttgttttctctagatGGCAAGTGTTTCTTTCCATTCTACTACAGAAATGAAGTGTTCTATGACTGCATGAAGTTAAAGACAAAACACAAGTGGTGCTCCCTAAATGAGACTTACCAAGGATATTGGAAATATTGCTCTGAAGAAGGTGAGTGTCTTGCCTTGAACACCTCAGGGTGATTGATTGGTGATCTTTGTCACCAGGGCTGTGTGGTTCAATGAGACCTGCCTACAAGAGGGCTCTAAAAAGGAAATCCACAGTCAATTAAATTGTGAAAATGAGGTTTGTGCAGGTCTCAGACAGTACGAAAATCACATTGCTCCAAAGACGTATTATGAGAGCTTCAACCCCAATATTGCTGAGTAGATGGGGCTGAGTGAGATGgtgggtgcgtgtgtgtgcatgcacacgtgtgtgcatgagagagagggCAAAGAGGAGGTACAAGATAGATTTCCTATTCTGattgtctctcttctctgtaGACTTTGCAAAGTGTGTGTTTCCCTTCTGGTACAGACACATGATCTACCGGGAGTGTACTGAAGATGGGGACGCATTTGGGAAAAAATGGTGTTCGCTGACCCAGCATTATAACAAGGACAAGATTTGGAAATATTGTGACTGATGGTGAGGTTTTCTGGGAGGGGCATGTAAAGATCTAATTGTTCTCATGggaaattcagtttcttttgtgAAGTAATCTCCAGTTTCTTTTATGAAAGGAGAAAGTAGAACCCTctttataaggttttattttctgagatATGAGTTGAAGATGATTTGGCTGAAAATAACTGGGTTTTGGCCATTGATTATGGATGATGAGGTTTTGATATGGAAACCTATATTCTAGCCTCAGCACTTATACCTGCTAACTGGGTAAAATTaggcccttaaaaaaaaattctatggactttgggtgataatgaggTGTCAGTATAGGTCCTTTGATTATATCCAATGTCCCACTCTGTTAGGGGGCGGTGTTGGTTTGAGCAGGAGGCTCAACCTGTGTGGTACCTGTGTGGGGGTGGAGGCATTTAGGAACTCTCTGTgtcttctgctcaattttgctataacctaaaactgctctaaaaaagtaaagtctattaaaaatgcattaccttaatatagaattttttttaaaaaacaaacaaaaagattgatAACCGAGATAGGAAAATAGGTGTTGACAAGATGAAGTGACAAAGTGAGGCTCAAAGCAGTTTAGGGGGGAACCGCATGGACCCAGGTGACAAGCTGAAGAGAGTTGATGACATGGTACAGCATGTGCCAGTTTACCCCCAAGGGGTGGGACATAGTTTTCTGGAACCATCCACATCTCCTTGGTTACAGTTTATTGAACACTTGGGACAGACACTATGCTGTGTGCTTTATTTACATCATTATTAATCTTACCACGACCTAAGAGGTAAATATGAATGTCACCATTTTCAGAAACTATGAGTCAAGTGGGTTAACTAATTTACCAGGTCCCATGGCCATGACTTTGAGTATATAAAAaggtaataagagaaaaaaataaaacataatgtaTCAtgtgacccaggaattccacCCCTGGGGATGGATATTCCCAAACGAATTTAAAGTAGggacttgaaaaaatatttctatgctGATATTCCTTTCAGCATTAGTCCAGTGGCCAATAAGGGGAAGcaaccaagtgtccatcaacagatgagcggatgaacaaaatgtggtatatcttgatggtggaatattattcagccataaaaaagtaatgaagtcgggatccctgggtggcgcagcggtttggcgcctgcctttggcccagggcgcgatcctggagacccgggatcgaatcccacgttgggctcccggtgcatggagcctgcttctccctctgcctgtgtctctgcctctctctctctctctctctctcataaataaataaaaattaaaaaaaaattaaaaaaaaagtaatgaagttGATACATttcacaacatggatgaatcctgaaaacattatactaagtgaaataagccagatacaaagaaacaaatgctgtgtggttccatttatatgaaatatatagaaGAGGCAAgctcatagagacaggaagtaggtAAGATGTTACCAAGGTCTGGCAGGAGGGAGGAACTGGGGAGTCACTGCATAATGGGTACCGGTTCTGTTTGGGGTGATATAAAGCTTTGGAAATAGATTAGTAAtcatggttgcacaacactgtgcaTAGAAGTAATGCCACTGAATTTAACAATAGTTAAAGTAGCAAattttattgtgtgtatatatctctccacgattt from Canis lupus dingo isolate Sandy chromosome 1, ASM325472v2, whole genome shotgun sequence encodes the following:
- the BSPH1 gene encoding binder of sperm protein homolog 1 isoform X2, translated to MALHVKFLLLWVCWLHSVIGPEYEDDDLPAAETITHLPEIKDGKCFFPFYYRNEVFYDCMKLKTKHKWCSLNETYQGYWKYCSEEDT
- the BSPH1 gene encoding binder of sperm protein homolog 1 isoform X1; this translates as MALHVKFLLLWVCWLHSVIGPEYEDDDLPAAETITHLPEIKDGKCFFPFYYRNEVFYDCMKLKTKHKWCSLNETYQGYWKYCSEEDFAKCVFPFWYRHMIYRECTEDGDAFGKKWCSLTQHYNKDKIWKYCD